In candidate division WOR-3 bacterium, the following proteins share a genomic window:
- a CDS encoding alanine--glyoxylate aminotransferase family protein, whose translation MKHKKLFIPGPVEVSEDVLKEMGHFMIGHRSKDYSELHGEVVPKLKKLLYTENDVFLGTHSSTGWMEAAIRNCAHKKVLACVNGAFSKRWFQMTAPNMVEADKYEVEWGHGHDPKEIDKLLSTGKYDCFLVVHNETSTGVMNKINEISDVLKKYPDVSFCVDCVSSMTGIKIEVDKLGIDVCLAGVQKAFALPPGLAVAAVSKKALEKSAKAKNKGYYFDFVEFKKYQDKNQTPTTPTISHIFALNKQLDKFFAEGLEKRFARHLEMATFVREWAKKNFALFAQPGYESVTLTCITNTKGIDVADLNKKLGEKGLTISNGYGDLKEKTFRIAHMGDFTITDVKEVIAAIDEILGF comes from the coding sequence GTGAAGCACAAAAAACTTTTTATCCCGGGTCCAGTGGAAGTGTCCGAAGACGTTTTAAAAGAAATGGGTCATTTCATGATAGGTCATAGGAGTAAGGACTACTCTGAACTTCATGGTGAAGTTGTACCTAAACTAAAAAAACTTCTCTACACCGAGAACGACGTTTTCCTGGGCACACATTCATCCACGGGATGGATGGAAGCGGCTATAAGAAACTGCGCTCACAAAAAAGTTTTGGCTTGCGTCAACGGAGCTTTTTCAAAAAGATGGTTTCAGATGACCGCTCCGAACATGGTCGAAGCGGACAAATACGAAGTCGAATGGGGGCATGGTCACGACCCAAAGGAAATCGACAAGCTTCTCTCGACAGGCAAATACGACTGCTTTCTCGTCGTCCACAACGAGACCTCCACAGGAGTGATGAACAAGATTAATGAGATATCCGATGTGCTCAAAAAGTACCCTGACGTATCATTCTGCGTGGACTGTGTTTCGTCGATGACCGGAATCAAAATCGAAGTTGACAAACTCGGAATAGACGTCTGTCTCGCCGGTGTGCAGAAAGCTTTCGCTCTCCCGCCAGGACTCGCGGTAGCGGCGGTCAGCAAAAAAGCCCTCGAAAAATCCGCAAAAGCCAAAAACAAGGGTTATTACTTCGACTTTGTAGAATTCAAGAAATACCAGGATAAAAACCAGACCCCGACGACTCCGACGATCTCTCACATTTTCGCCCTCAACAAACAGCTCGATAAATTCTTCGCCGAAGGACTCGAAAAACGCTTCGCCAGGCATCTGGAGATGGCAACTTTCGTCAGAGAGTGGGCTAAAAAGAATTTCGCTCTTTTCGCCCAACCCGGTTACGAATCGGTCACTCTGACTTGCATCACAAACACAAAAGGCATCGACGTGGCAGACCTGAACAAAAAGCTCGGTGAAAAAGGACTTACGATTTCCAACGGCTACGGCGACCTCAAGGAGAAGACGTTCAGGATAGCCCACATGGGAGATTTTACAATTACAGACGTAAAAGAGGTCATCGCTGCCATAGACGAAATTCTCGGTTTTTGA
- a CDS encoding hydroxyacid dehydrogenase, which produces MKVLICDPVDDKAVEKIKSAGVTVDIKTEMKPDELLKTIPGYDICVVRSATKITKDVIEAGKSSLKLIIRGGVGVDNIDVEAAKSAGMEVKNTPTASSASVAELALAHIFALYRYIPRATSGIQNGKWEKKVLKGKELSGKTISIIGYGRIGSELAKRCNALGMNVQVFQHVTKIEPLFPQMKILTDLEEAVSTADIVSLHMPKTDKSKNLFDKNLISKMKKGAVLINCARGGIIDEAALAEALKSGHLFGAGLDVFAEEPVKADNPLLNLENVSFTPHIGALTAEAQKRVGSEVADIIIEYVKR; this is translated from the coding sequence ATGAAAGTTTTGATATGCGATCCAGTAGACGACAAAGCTGTCGAAAAGATTAAATCGGCAGGGGTGACAGTAGACATCAAAACAGAGATGAAACCCGATGAACTGCTTAAAACCATACCGGGTTACGACATCTGTGTTGTACGGTCCGCTACTAAAATCACAAAAGACGTGATCGAAGCGGGTAAATCATCGCTGAAACTCATAATAAGAGGCGGCGTCGGTGTCGACAACATAGACGTAGAAGCCGCGAAATCCGCAGGCATGGAGGTTAAAAACACCCCTACAGCGAGTTCCGCGTCGGTCGCTGAGCTCGCTCTCGCGCACATATTCGCTCTATACAGGTATATCCCAAGAGCTACGAGCGGAATCCAGAACGGCAAATGGGAGAAAAAAGTTCTCAAGGGCAAAGAACTTTCGGGAAAGACAATTTCGATAATCGGCTACGGAAGGATAGGATCCGAACTGGCAAAAAGATGCAACGCGCTCGGCATGAATGTACAGGTCTTTCAGCATGTGACGAAAATAGAACCTCTTTTCCCCCAAATGAAAATCCTCACCGACCTCGAAGAAGCTGTCTCGACCGCCGACATAGTCAGCCTTCACATGCCGAAAACTGACAAGTCAAAGAATCTCTTCGATAAAAATCTCATTTCCAAAATGAAGAAAGGCGCTGTACTCATTAACTGCGCCCGTGGGGGAATAATTGACGAAGCCGCTCTCGCCGAAGCTCTCAAGAGCGGGCACCTCTTCGGCGCCGGTCTTGACGTTTTCGCGGAAGAACCCGTAAAAGCGGACAATCCTCTTCTCAACCTGGAAAATGTTTCCTTTACTCCTCACATCGGCGCTCTTACAGCGGAAGCTCAAAAAAGAGTAGGAAGCGAAGTCGCCGACATAATAATCGAATACGTGAAAAGATAA
- a CDS encoding YitT family protein encodes MKSNFTTTSELIKKNRVGLFVYDSVWIAVGSLVAGAGISLYLVPHRIAPGGISGLAQVLHILFGLKTGLVMLVFNIPLFILGVIFIGKTFGAKTVLGILTLSFFVDMFQPGNAFTEKLLGSFLVGIPQYEGYMSLTDQTVLACLAGNVLLGIGLGVIFRHRGSTAGTDIPAALIKKYTGLPLGMGFMIVDTFIILFACFAFKDLNLLVWALLGLFISAKTCDLVMQGISIAKTAYIISDRYEEINGRLMNSLGRGTTLIKSEGGFTGTQRPVIFCVISRNQVFQLIEIVKEVDKNAFIVLYDAFDVLGSGFKRIDRTTL; translated from the coding sequence TTGAAATCGAACTTTACTACGACCTCTGAACTGATAAAGAAGAACAGGGTAGGCCTTTTCGTCTACGACTCGGTCTGGATTGCCGTCGGATCATTGGTTGCCGGCGCGGGGATTTCGCTTTACCTCGTCCCGCACAGAATAGCTCCGGGGGGAATAAGCGGCCTCGCTCAAGTACTTCACATCCTCTTCGGTTTAAAAACAGGATTGGTGATGCTCGTCTTCAACATCCCTCTTTTCATTCTAGGGGTAATTTTCATAGGTAAAACTTTCGGGGCAAAAACAGTCCTGGGCATATTGACCCTGTCTTTTTTCGTGGACATGTTTCAGCCCGGAAACGCCTTCACCGAAAAGCTCTTGGGCTCTTTTCTGGTCGGGATACCTCAATATGAAGGATACATGTCGCTGACTGACCAGACTGTTTTGGCTTGCCTTGCCGGAAATGTCTTGCTTGGAATAGGGCTTGGGGTGATATTCAGGCACAGAGGATCTACGGCTGGAACCGACATTCCCGCCGCTCTGATAAAAAAATACACTGGTCTGCCCTTGGGAATGGGTTTTATGATAGTGGACACTTTTATAATCCTTTTCGCCTGTTTTGCTTTTAAGGATCTTAACCTGCTCGTATGGGCGCTTTTGGGATTGTTTATTTCTGCAAAGACATGCGATTTAGTCATGCAGGGTATTTCGATAGCCAAAACCGCATATATCATCTCCGACAGATACGAGGAAATCAACGGGAGATTAATGAACTCCCTCGGGAGAGGGACTACTTTGATAAAATCTGAAGGGGGATTCACGGGCACGCAGAGACCTGTAATTTTCTGCGTGATTTCGAGAAATCAGGTCTTCCAGCTCATAGAAATCGTCAAAGAAGTCGACAAAAACGCTTTTATAGTTCTCTACGACGCTTTTGATGTATTGGGATCGGGGTTCAAGAGAATAGACAGGACGACTTTGTAG
- the glnA gene encoding type I glutamate--ammonia ligase, which produces MQEHGTKLTPDDVLKKIHDEKIAFVDLKFIDLIGKWHHFTLPVSNVKKTLFERGVGFDGSSCPGFTSLESGDLNVVPDPETAFMDDFYEIPALSFICDIVEADTLRPFARDPRGVAKRAEKYLSESEIADESFWQPELEFYVFDSVRYSDKPYDFGFGVDSLEANWNSFEERVEPWIKHNGGYHAIFPTDSTHDLRAEITVALEKAGIPVRYHHHEVGGAGQAEIELTLSPGLVRCADNIVKGKYIIKNICLKREKSVTFMPKPIFGEPGSGLHFHQKLHKKGKNIFFSQGGYFDLSEEATFYIAGLGTHGASVMAFTNPSTNSYRRLVEGYEAPTRFFFSVANRSSAIRIPKSAVTEDQKRIEFRMPDATCNPYLAVSAMLMAGLDGIKSKISPSKFGPLDKNLFELPPREQRKFLPIPSSLEDSLESLNHDREYLFRGDVFDEDLIKIWTQIKQNNEIIPLKIRTHPFEIELYYDL; this is translated from the coding sequence ATGCAGGAACACGGGACAAAACTCACGCCTGATGACGTCTTAAAAAAAATTCACGACGAAAAGATAGCTTTTGTGGATTTGAAATTCATAGACCTTATCGGAAAATGGCATCATTTCACACTGCCGGTTTCTAACGTAAAAAAAACGCTTTTTGAGAGAGGTGTCGGTTTTGACGGGTCGAGTTGTCCCGGTTTCACTTCCCTGGAATCCGGAGATCTTAATGTGGTTCCTGATCCAGAGACTGCTTTCATGGACGACTTCTACGAGATTCCGGCTCTCTCATTTATCTGCGACATAGTTGAGGCTGACACCCTTAGACCTTTCGCGAGAGACCCAAGAGGAGTCGCGAAGAGGGCGGAAAAATATCTGTCGGAGTCTGAAATTGCCGATGAAAGTTTTTGGCAGCCTGAACTCGAGTTTTATGTTTTCGATTCGGTCAGGTATTCCGACAAACCATACGATTTCGGTTTCGGGGTGGATTCACTCGAGGCGAATTGGAATTCCTTCGAGGAGAGGGTCGAACCCTGGATAAAACACAATGGAGGTTACCACGCGATTTTCCCCACAGACTCCACTCACGACCTGAGAGCCGAGATAACAGTCGCCCTTGAAAAGGCGGGTATACCGGTTAGGTATCACCACCACGAGGTTGGAGGTGCGGGACAGGCTGAAATCGAGCTCACTCTTTCTCCGGGTCTGGTCAGGTGCGCCGACAACATAGTAAAAGGGAAATATATAATAAAAAATATATGCCTGAAGAGGGAAAAGTCTGTGACTTTCATGCCAAAGCCAATATTCGGGGAGCCTGGAAGCGGCTTGCACTTCCACCAGAAACTTCACAAGAAGGGGAAAAATATTTTCTTTTCCCAAGGAGGATATTTTGACCTCAGCGAGGAGGCGACATTCTATATAGCCGGTCTCGGAACGCACGGAGCGTCTGTCATGGCATTCACCAACCCTTCCACAAACTCTTACAGGAGGCTTGTGGAAGGCTACGAAGCGCCGACGAGATTCTTCTTTTCGGTCGCCAACAGAAGTTCGGCGATAAGAATTCCCAAATCGGCGGTCACGGAAGACCAAAAGAGAATAGAATTCAGAATGCCGGATGCTACTTGCAATCCGTATCTCGCTGTTTCGGCTATGCTGATGGCGGGTCTTGACGGCATAAAAAGCAAAATATCCCCGTCGAAATTCGGCCCGCTGGACAAAAATCTTTTTGAACTTCCGCCCAGAGAACAGAGAAAATTCCTGCCCATACCTTCTTCTTTGGAAGATTCCCTTGAATCACTCAACCATGACAGGGAATACCTCTTCAGGGGAGATGTCTTTGACGAAGACCTGATAAAAATTTGGACGCAGATAAAACAAAATAATGAAATTATTCCCTTGAAAATCAGGACGCATCCTTTTGAAATCGAACTTTACTACGACCTCTGA
- a CDS encoding Gfo/Idh/MocA family oxidoreductase, producing the protein MKNFAMTGVAGYIAPRHLEAIKNTGNRLIAAVDPHDSVGILDRYFPDASFFTEIERFDRHLEKLRRKSEKERAHYLSICSPNHLHDAHIRLALRLDADAICEKPLVLKPSNLDALEKLEEETGKKVNCILQLRVHEALLKLKKKLEDDRSGKRKEVILTYITSRGPWYNYSWKGDVEKSGGVVCNIGIHFFDLLLWFFGRPEKNEIYASEKQKMSGFLELEKADVRWFLSIDRKDLPEAAVLKGASTYRSITIDGEEVEFTQGFTDLHTKVYEETLKGNGFGIDQVRPSIELAYRMRTSKIAGKAENPHPFLLYL; encoded by the coding sequence ATGAAGAATTTCGCCATGACGGGGGTTGCGGGTTACATTGCCCCGAGGCACCTTGAAGCAATCAAAAACACTGGAAACAGGCTGATAGCCGCGGTCGATCCGCACGATTCGGTCGGAATTCTCGACAGATATTTTCCCGACGCGAGTTTTTTCACCGAGATAGAGAGGTTTGACAGGCACCTTGAGAAGTTGAGGAGGAAATCCGAAAAAGAAAGGGCTCACTATCTTTCGATTTGCTCGCCGAATCATCTCCACGACGCACACATAAGGTTGGCTCTCAGACTTGATGCCGACGCTATATGCGAAAAACCTCTGGTTCTGAAACCGTCCAACCTCGACGCTCTTGAGAAACTCGAAGAAGAAACAGGGAAGAAAGTCAACTGCATTTTGCAGTTGAGGGTACATGAAGCGCTTTTAAAACTGAAAAAGAAATTGGAAGATGACAGATCCGGCAAAAGAAAAGAAGTCATACTGACGTACATCACATCCAGAGGCCCTTGGTATAATTATTCCTGGAAAGGCGATGTCGAAAAGTCGGGGGGAGTCGTCTGCAACATCGGAATACACTTTTTTGACCTTTTGCTCTGGTTTTTCGGCAGACCTGAGAAAAACGAAATATACGCGAGTGAGAAGCAGAAGATGTCCGGTTTTTTGGAACTTGAAAAGGCTGATGTAAGGTGGTTTCTGTCCATCGACAGAAAAGATCTTCCTGAAGCGGCAGTTCTGAAGGGCGCTTCTACGTACAGGTCAATCACGATAGACGGTGAAGAAGTCGAATTCACTCAGGGATTCACCGATTTGCACACAAAAGTGTACGAGGAAACTCTCAAAGGAAACGGTTTTGGAATAGACCAGGTGAGGCCTTCGATAGAATTGGCTTACAGGATGAGGACCTCGAAAATAGCAGGAAAAGCTGAAAACCCTCATCCTTTTCTTTTGTATTTATGA